A genome region from Triticum aestivum cultivar Chinese Spring chromosome 2B, IWGSC CS RefSeq v2.1, whole genome shotgun sequence includes the following:
- the LOC123043543 gene encoding ubiquitin-activating enzyme E1 3-like isoform X1 yields the protein MGCLRRLLRRGLRAMLPSKRPSDAAAGDENGRGGDAKRPRLGETEGGGSNGAAPQEIDEDLHSRQLAVYGRETMRRLFASDVLVSGLNGLGAEIAKNLALAGVKSVTIHDVKNVEMWDLSGNFFLSEDDIGKNRAAACVAKLQELNNAVLISALTEELTTEHLSKFQAVVFTDIGLDKAYEFDDYCHNHQPPISFIKSEVCGLFGSIFCDFGPKFTVLDVDGEDPHTGIIASISNDNPALISCVDDERLEFQDGDLVVFSEVHGMTELNDGKPRKVKNARPFSFSIEEDTSNFGIYVKGGIVTQVKEPKVLCFKALRDAMTDPGEFLLSDFSKFERPPVLHLAFQALDKFKKDHGRCPAAGCEEDAQSFLKIAAAINEASADRKLDTIDEKLFRQFASGSRAVLNPMAAMFGGIVGQEVVKACSGKFHPLNQFFYFDSVESLPTYPLEPQDLKPSNNRYDAQVSVFGSKLQKKMEEANTFVVGSGALGCEFLKNLALMGVSCSSKGKLTITDDDIIEKSNLSRQFLFRDWNIGQAKSTVAATAASAINPSLHIDALQNRACPDTENVFHDTFWEGLDVVINALDNVNARMYMDMRCLYFQKPLLESGTLGAKCNTQMVIPHLTENYGASRDPPEKQAPMCTVHSFPHNIDHCLTWARSEFEGLLEKTPNEVNSFLSNPAQYAAAMRKAGDAQARELLERVSECLNKDRCSTFDDCISWARLKFEDYFSNRVKQLTFTFPEDAATSMGAPFWSAPKRFPRALQFSAADQSHLNFIMSASILRAESFGVAIPEWAKDTSKLADVVKKIAVPTFEPKQGVNIVTDEKASNLSSTSVDDVAVIEDLLAKLQEYAKGLPPGFQMKPIQFEKDDDSNFHMDLISGLANMRARNYSIPEVDKLKAKFIAGRIIPAIATSTAMATGLVCLELYKVIAGEHPVEDYRNTFANLALPLFSMAEPVPPKVMKHKETSWTVWDRWSVQGNLTLAELLQWFADKGLTAYSISCGTSLLYNNMFARHKDRLAKKVVDIAREVAKVDVPEYRRHLDIGVACEDEDENDVDIPLVSVYFR from the exons ATGGGGTGCTTACGGCGGCTGCTGCGCAGGGGCCTGCGCGCCATGCTCCCGTCCAAGAGGCCGTCCGACGCCGCGGCGGGGGACGAAAACGGCCGCGGAGGGGACGCCAAGAGGCCCCGGCTCGGGGAGACGGAGGGCGGGGGCAGTAACGGCGCCGCGCCGCAGGAGATCGACGAGGACCTCCACAGCAGGCAGCTCGCCGTGTACGGGAGGGAGACCATGCGCCGCCTCTTCGCCTCCGACGTCCTCGTCTCCGGGCTCAACGGGCTCGGCGCCGAAATTG CAAAGAATCTTGCCCTTGCTGGAGTCAAGTCTGTCACTATACATGATGTAAAAAATGTGGAGATGTGGGACTTGTCTGGCAATTTCTTTTTATCTGAGGATGACATTGGGAAGAACAGGGCCGCTGCTTGTGTAGCAAAGCTGCAGGAGCTCAACAATGCTGTTCTTATCTCAGCTCTGACAGAGGAACTAACGACTGAGCACCTGTCCAAGTTCCAG GCTGTTGTTTTCACTGATATAGGTTTAGATAAGGCTTATGAATTTGATGATTACTGCCACAATCACCAGCCTCCTATTTCCTTTATCAAATCTGAAGTCTGTGGCCTTTTTGGTAGTATCTTTTGTGACTTTGGACCAAAGTTTACTGTTCTTGATGTTGATGGTGAAGATCCACATACTGGTATAATTGCATCCATCAGCAATGATAATCCTGCCCTGATATCCTGTGTTGATGATGAACGGCTTGAGTTCCAAGATGGTGATCTTGTTGTTTTCTCTGAGGTCCATGGTATGACAGAACTGAATGATGGAAAACCAAGGAAGGTTAAAAATGCAAGGCCGTTTTCATTTAGCATCGAGGAGGACACAAGTAACTTCGGCATTTATGTAAAAGGTGGAATTGTCACACAGGTGAAGGAACCAAAGGTGCTATGCTTCAAGGCACTAAGAGATGCCATGACAGATCCTGGAGAATTTCTTCTGAGTGACTTCTCAAAGTTTGAGCGCCCCCCTGTGCTTCACCTGGCATTTCAAGCTCTGGACAAATTTAAGAAAGACCATGGACGCTGCCCTGCTGCTGGTTGTGAGGAGGATGCTCAAAGTTTTCTGAAGATTGCTGCTGCTATTAATGAAGCCTCAGCTGATCGCAAGCTGGACACTATTGATGAGAAACTATTCCGACAGTTTGCAAGTGGTTCTCGAGCTGTATTGAACCCTATGGCTGCGATGTTTGGTGGTATTGTTGGTCAAGAAGTTGTGAAGGCTTGTTCAGGGAAGTTCCATCCTCTCAACCAG TTCTTCTACTTTGACTCTGTTGAATCCCTGCCAACATATCCGTTGGAACCCCAAGACTTGAAGCCATCAAACAACCGCTATGATGCTCAGGTCTCTGTATTTGGTTCCAAGCTTCAGAAGAAAATGGAGGAGgctaatacttttgttgtaggGTCTGGTGCTCTTGGATGTGAATTCCTGAAAAACCTTGCGTTAATGGGAGTGTCTTGTAGCAGCAAGGGAAAGTTAACCATAACAGATGATGATATCATTGAGAAAAGTAACTTAAGCCGTCAATTCTTGTTCCGTGACTGGAATATTGGACAGGCAAAGTCTACTGTGGCTGCTACAGCCGCTAGTGCTATCAACCCCAGCCTTCACATTGATGCTCTCCAGAACCGTGCCTGTCCAGATACCGAGAATGTCTTCCATGACACATTCTGGGAGGGCCTAGATGTTGTCATCAATGCACTTGATAATGTCAATGCCAGGATGTATATGGACATGAGGTGCCTGTACTTCCAGAAGCCACTACTTGAGTCAGGTACATTGGGTGCAAAGTGCAATACTCAGATGGTGATTCCTCACCTTACTGAAAATTATGGGGCTTCAAGAGATCCTCCTGAGAAGCAGGCGCCTATGTGCACAGTCCATTCTTTTCCACACAACATTGATCACTGCTTGACATGGGCTCGTTCAGAGTTTGAGGGTTTGCTCGAGAAAACGCCAAATGAAGTGAACTCTTTTCTGTCTAACCCTGCTCAATATGCTGCTGCAATGAGGAAGGCAGGTGATGCTCAAGCAAGAGAATTGCTTGAACGTGTCTCTGAGTGTCTTAACAAGGACCGGTGCAGTACATTTGATGATTGCATAAGCTGGGCCCGACTGAA ATTTGAGGATTATTTCTCAAACCGCGTGAAGCAGCTCACATTCACTTTTCCTGAAGATGCTGCCACTAGTATGGGTGCTCCTTTCTGGTCTGCCCCCAAGCGCTTCCCTCGTGCACTGCAGTTTTCAGCCGCTGATCAGTCCCACCTTAACTTCATTATGTCTGCTTCGATATTGAGAGCGGAGTCATTTGGGGTTGCTATACCTGAATGGGCAAAGGATACTAGTAAGCTGGCTGATGTAGTAAAGAAGATTGCAGTTCCTACATTCGAGCCAAAGCAAGGGGTTAATATTGTGACAGATGAGAAGGCATCCAATCTTTCCAGCACCTCAGTTGATGATGTCGCCGTTATTGAAGACCTTCTGGCTAAGTTGCAAGAATATGCCAAGGGGCTACCTCCAGGATTCCAAATGAAACCTATCCAATTTGAGAAG GATGATGACAGCAACTTCCACATGGATTTAATATCCGGATTAGCAAACATGCGCGCAAGGAACTACAGCATCCCAGAGGTCGACAAGCTGAAGGCCAAGTTCATCGCAGGCAGGATCATCCCAGCCATCGCAACCTCGACCGCCATGGCCACGGGACTGGTGTGCCTCGAGCTGTAcaaggtcatcgccggcgagcACCCCGTCGAGGACTACCGCAACACATTCGCAAACCTCGCCCTGCCCCTCTTCTCGATGGCCGAGCCGGTCCCGCCCAAGGTCATGAAGCACAAGGAGACGAGCTGGACCGTGTGGGACCGGTGGTCCGTCCAGGGCAACCTCACCCTTGCCGAGCTCCTCCAGTGGTTCGCTGACAAGGGCCTCACCGCCTACAGCATCTCGTGCGGCACCTCCCTGCTGTACAACAACATGTTTGCGAGGCACAAGGACCGGCTGGCCAAGAAGGTGGTCGACATCGCCAGGGAGGTGGCCAAGGTGGACGTCCCCGAGTACCGGAGGCACCTGGACATCGGCGTGGCctgcgaggacgaggacgagaacgACGTCGATATCCCCCTCGTGTCGGTCTACTTCCGCTAG
- the LOC123043543 gene encoding ubiquitin-activating enzyme E1 3-like isoform X2: protein MLPSKRPSDAAAGDENGRGGDAKRPRLGETEGGGSNGAAPQEIDEDLHSRQLAVYGRETMRRLFASDVLVSGLNGLGAEIAKNLALAGVKSVTIHDVKNVEMWDLSGNFFLSEDDIGKNRAAACVAKLQELNNAVLISALTEELTTEHLSKFQAVVFTDIGLDKAYEFDDYCHNHQPPISFIKSEVCGLFGSIFCDFGPKFTVLDVDGEDPHTGIIASISNDNPALISCVDDERLEFQDGDLVVFSEVHGMTELNDGKPRKVKNARPFSFSIEEDTSNFGIYVKGGIVTQVKEPKVLCFKALRDAMTDPGEFLLSDFSKFERPPVLHLAFQALDKFKKDHGRCPAAGCEEDAQSFLKIAAAINEASADRKLDTIDEKLFRQFASGSRAVLNPMAAMFGGIVGQEVVKACSGKFHPLNQFFYFDSVESLPTYPLEPQDLKPSNNRYDAQVSVFGSKLQKKMEEANTFVVGSGALGCEFLKNLALMGVSCSSKGKLTITDDDIIEKSNLSRQFLFRDWNIGQAKSTVAATAASAINPSLHIDALQNRACPDTENVFHDTFWEGLDVVINALDNVNARMYMDMRCLYFQKPLLESGTLGAKCNTQMVIPHLTENYGASRDPPEKQAPMCTVHSFPHNIDHCLTWARSEFEGLLEKTPNEVNSFLSNPAQYAAAMRKAGDAQARELLERVSECLNKDRCSTFDDCISWARLKFEDYFSNRVKQLTFTFPEDAATSMGAPFWSAPKRFPRALQFSAADQSHLNFIMSASILRAESFGVAIPEWAKDTSKLADVVKKIAVPTFEPKQGVNIVTDEKASNLSSTSVDDVAVIEDLLAKLQEYAKGLPPGFQMKPIQFEKDDDSNFHMDLISGLANMRARNYSIPEVDKLKAKFIAGRIIPAIATSTAMATGLVCLELYKVIAGEHPVEDYRNTFANLALPLFSMAEPVPPKVMKHKETSWTVWDRWSVQGNLTLAELLQWFADKGLTAYSISCGTSLLYNNMFARHKDRLAKKVVDIAREVAKVDVPEYRRHLDIGVACEDEDENDVDIPLVSVYFR, encoded by the exons ATGCTCCCGTCCAAGAGGCCGTCCGACGCCGCGGCGGGGGACGAAAACGGCCGCGGAGGGGACGCCAAGAGGCCCCGGCTCGGGGAGACGGAGGGCGGGGGCAGTAACGGCGCCGCGCCGCAGGAGATCGACGAGGACCTCCACAGCAGGCAGCTCGCCGTGTACGGGAGGGAGACCATGCGCCGCCTCTTCGCCTCCGACGTCCTCGTCTCCGGGCTCAACGGGCTCGGCGCCGAAATTG CAAAGAATCTTGCCCTTGCTGGAGTCAAGTCTGTCACTATACATGATGTAAAAAATGTGGAGATGTGGGACTTGTCTGGCAATTTCTTTTTATCTGAGGATGACATTGGGAAGAACAGGGCCGCTGCTTGTGTAGCAAAGCTGCAGGAGCTCAACAATGCTGTTCTTATCTCAGCTCTGACAGAGGAACTAACGACTGAGCACCTGTCCAAGTTCCAG GCTGTTGTTTTCACTGATATAGGTTTAGATAAGGCTTATGAATTTGATGATTACTGCCACAATCACCAGCCTCCTATTTCCTTTATCAAATCTGAAGTCTGTGGCCTTTTTGGTAGTATCTTTTGTGACTTTGGACCAAAGTTTACTGTTCTTGATGTTGATGGTGAAGATCCACATACTGGTATAATTGCATCCATCAGCAATGATAATCCTGCCCTGATATCCTGTGTTGATGATGAACGGCTTGAGTTCCAAGATGGTGATCTTGTTGTTTTCTCTGAGGTCCATGGTATGACAGAACTGAATGATGGAAAACCAAGGAAGGTTAAAAATGCAAGGCCGTTTTCATTTAGCATCGAGGAGGACACAAGTAACTTCGGCATTTATGTAAAAGGTGGAATTGTCACACAGGTGAAGGAACCAAAGGTGCTATGCTTCAAGGCACTAAGAGATGCCATGACAGATCCTGGAGAATTTCTTCTGAGTGACTTCTCAAAGTTTGAGCGCCCCCCTGTGCTTCACCTGGCATTTCAAGCTCTGGACAAATTTAAGAAAGACCATGGACGCTGCCCTGCTGCTGGTTGTGAGGAGGATGCTCAAAGTTTTCTGAAGATTGCTGCTGCTATTAATGAAGCCTCAGCTGATCGCAAGCTGGACACTATTGATGAGAAACTATTCCGACAGTTTGCAAGTGGTTCTCGAGCTGTATTGAACCCTATGGCTGCGATGTTTGGTGGTATTGTTGGTCAAGAAGTTGTGAAGGCTTGTTCAGGGAAGTTCCATCCTCTCAACCAG TTCTTCTACTTTGACTCTGTTGAATCCCTGCCAACATATCCGTTGGAACCCCAAGACTTGAAGCCATCAAACAACCGCTATGATGCTCAGGTCTCTGTATTTGGTTCCAAGCTTCAGAAGAAAATGGAGGAGgctaatacttttgttgtaggGTCTGGTGCTCTTGGATGTGAATTCCTGAAAAACCTTGCGTTAATGGGAGTGTCTTGTAGCAGCAAGGGAAAGTTAACCATAACAGATGATGATATCATTGAGAAAAGTAACTTAAGCCGTCAATTCTTGTTCCGTGACTGGAATATTGGACAGGCAAAGTCTACTGTGGCTGCTACAGCCGCTAGTGCTATCAACCCCAGCCTTCACATTGATGCTCTCCAGAACCGTGCCTGTCCAGATACCGAGAATGTCTTCCATGACACATTCTGGGAGGGCCTAGATGTTGTCATCAATGCACTTGATAATGTCAATGCCAGGATGTATATGGACATGAGGTGCCTGTACTTCCAGAAGCCACTACTTGAGTCAGGTACATTGGGTGCAAAGTGCAATACTCAGATGGTGATTCCTCACCTTACTGAAAATTATGGGGCTTCAAGAGATCCTCCTGAGAAGCAGGCGCCTATGTGCACAGTCCATTCTTTTCCACACAACATTGATCACTGCTTGACATGGGCTCGTTCAGAGTTTGAGGGTTTGCTCGAGAAAACGCCAAATGAAGTGAACTCTTTTCTGTCTAACCCTGCTCAATATGCTGCTGCAATGAGGAAGGCAGGTGATGCTCAAGCAAGAGAATTGCTTGAACGTGTCTCTGAGTGTCTTAACAAGGACCGGTGCAGTACATTTGATGATTGCATAAGCTGGGCCCGACTGAA ATTTGAGGATTATTTCTCAAACCGCGTGAAGCAGCTCACATTCACTTTTCCTGAAGATGCTGCCACTAGTATGGGTGCTCCTTTCTGGTCTGCCCCCAAGCGCTTCCCTCGTGCACTGCAGTTTTCAGCCGCTGATCAGTCCCACCTTAACTTCATTATGTCTGCTTCGATATTGAGAGCGGAGTCATTTGGGGTTGCTATACCTGAATGGGCAAAGGATACTAGTAAGCTGGCTGATGTAGTAAAGAAGATTGCAGTTCCTACATTCGAGCCAAAGCAAGGGGTTAATATTGTGACAGATGAGAAGGCATCCAATCTTTCCAGCACCTCAGTTGATGATGTCGCCGTTATTGAAGACCTTCTGGCTAAGTTGCAAGAATATGCCAAGGGGCTACCTCCAGGATTCCAAATGAAACCTATCCAATTTGAGAAG GATGATGACAGCAACTTCCACATGGATTTAATATCCGGATTAGCAAACATGCGCGCAAGGAACTACAGCATCCCAGAGGTCGACAAGCTGAAGGCCAAGTTCATCGCAGGCAGGATCATCCCAGCCATCGCAACCTCGACCGCCATGGCCACGGGACTGGTGTGCCTCGAGCTGTAcaaggtcatcgccggcgagcACCCCGTCGAGGACTACCGCAACACATTCGCAAACCTCGCCCTGCCCCTCTTCTCGATGGCCGAGCCGGTCCCGCCCAAGGTCATGAAGCACAAGGAGACGAGCTGGACCGTGTGGGACCGGTGGTCCGTCCAGGGCAACCTCACCCTTGCCGAGCTCCTCCAGTGGTTCGCTGACAAGGGCCTCACCGCCTACAGCATCTCGTGCGGCACCTCCCTGCTGTACAACAACATGTTTGCGAGGCACAAGGACCGGCTGGCCAAGAAGGTGGTCGACATCGCCAGGGAGGTGGCCAAGGTGGACGTCCCCGAGTACCGGAGGCACCTGGACATCGGCGTGGCctgcgaggacgaggacgagaacgACGTCGATATCCCCCTCGTGTCGGTCTACTTCCGCTAG